A stretch of Paenibacillus sp. URB8-2 DNA encodes these proteins:
- a CDS encoding TerC family protein: MDLGLLLEYGWVLLVLVGLEGLLAADNALVLAIMVKHLPEEARKKALFYGLFGAFIFRFGSLFVISFLVDIWQVQAIGAIYLLFIAANHIIRKIVASKKPVTEEASESGTKEGADKKKSGFWLTVFKVELADIAFAVDSILAAVALAVALPPSGLPAIGGLDGGVFLVIFAGGFIGLVIMRFAASFFVKLLHSRPGLEVAAFIIVGWVGVKLAVITLAHPSLGVLSEDFAHSTWWKATFYIVLVLIAAIGWFLSKDTIEENKGENPVGELDKQLGK, translated from the coding sequence ATGGATTTGGGATTATTATTGGAATACGGCTGGGTACTGCTTGTGCTAGTGGGGCTGGAAGGGCTGCTCGCCGCGGATAATGCGCTGGTGCTGGCAATCATGGTGAAACACCTTCCCGAGGAAGCGAGGAAAAAGGCGCTCTTTTACGGGCTGTTCGGGGCATTCATCTTCAGGTTCGGCTCGTTGTTCGTCATTTCGTTCCTTGTAGACATCTGGCAGGTGCAGGCAATCGGCGCTATTTATCTGCTGTTCATTGCAGCCAATCACATCATCCGCAAAATCGTCGCTTCCAAAAAGCCGGTAACGGAAGAAGCTTCGGAGAGCGGCACGAAGGAAGGCGCGGACAAAAAGAAATCCGGTTTCTGGCTGACCGTCTTCAAGGTGGAGCTCGCTGACATCGCTTTTGCCGTCGACTCGATTCTTGCCGCAGTCGCCCTTGCCGTCGCGCTTCCGCCAAGCGGTCTTCCCGCAATCGGCGGACTCGACGGAGGCGTGTTCCTCGTCATTTTTGCCGGGGGCTTTATCGGACTCGTTATCATGCGCTTCGCCGCTTCGTTCTTCGTCAAGCTACTCCATTCCCGTCCGGGACTTGAGGTTGCAGCCTTCATTATCGTCGGCTGGGTCGGCGTCAAGCTGGCCGTTATCACGCTCGCGCACCCCTCGCTAGGCGTATTATCCGAGGATTTTGCTCACAGCACCTGGTGGAAAGCGACATTCTATATCGTGCTCGTACTTATCGCCGCCATCGGCTGGTTCTTGAGCAAGGATACTATTGAAGAAAATAAGGGAGAAAACCCCGTCGGAGAATTGGATAAGCAACTTGGAAAATAG
- the rlmN gene encoding 23S rRNA (adenine(2503)-C(2))-methyltransferase RlmN yields MNKISIYGLTFEQLAAWLLERGHRKYRALQVWDWLYVKRVTDFFEMSDVHPEALSLLNEHFAIRTLSEHVKQESTDGTVKFLFRLPDGNLIETVLMRQKYGLAVCVTTQVGCNIGCSFCASGLLSKDRDLSSGEIVEQIMQVQLHLDRAGKGEAVSHIVVMGIGEPFDNFGNMVDFLLIIKNQKGLNIAGRRITVSTSGLADKIIEFADLNLQVNLAISLHAPNDELRTRIMKINRAIPIEKLMGAIDYYLEKTKRRTTLEYILLRDVNDQKEHALELAELIGERRSLINVNLIPYNPVDEHSQYQRSDRETVRAFFDTLKKQGISVSTRLEQGSDIDAACGQLRSKQIKESALG; encoded by the coding sequence GAACAAGATTTCCATTTACGGTTTAACCTTTGAACAACTGGCGGCCTGGCTGCTGGAACGCGGACACCGCAAATACCGGGCGCTGCAGGTCTGGGATTGGCTGTACGTGAAGCGGGTAACGGATTTTTTCGAAATGAGCGATGTTCACCCCGAGGCTTTGAGCCTGCTGAATGAGCATTTTGCAATCCGCACTTTGTCCGAACACGTGAAGCAGGAATCGACGGACGGTACGGTAAAGTTCCTGTTCCGGCTGCCGGACGGAAATTTGATCGAGACGGTATTGATGCGGCAAAAATATGGACTGGCCGTATGCGTAACGACCCAGGTCGGCTGCAACATCGGGTGCAGCTTCTGCGCGAGCGGGCTTTTGTCCAAGGACCGGGACTTGTCTTCCGGAGAGATCGTGGAGCAGATCATGCAAGTCCAGTTGCATCTGGACCGGGCCGGGAAAGGTGAGGCGGTGAGCCATATTGTCGTTATGGGTATCGGGGAACCGTTCGACAACTTCGGGAATATGGTTGACTTTCTGCTGATTATCAAAAATCAGAAGGGGCTGAACATCGCCGGACGCCGTATCACCGTCTCGACCAGCGGCCTTGCGGACAAAATCATCGAATTTGCGGACCTAAATCTTCAGGTGAATCTGGCCATTTCCTTGCATGCGCCGAACGATGAGCTTCGCACCCGCATCATGAAGATCAATCGCGCGATTCCAATCGAGAAGCTGATGGGCGCGATAGACTACTATTTGGAGAAGACGAAGCGGAGAACGACGCTGGAGTATATTTTGCTGCGGGACGTGAACGACCAAAAGGAACATGCTCTGGAGCTGGCCGAATTGATCGGCGAACGGAGATCGCTCATCAACGTAAATCTGATTCCTTATAATCCGGTGGATGAGCACAGCCAGTATCAGCGCAGTGACAGGGAGACGGTCCGGGCCTTCTTCGATACGTTGAAAAAGCAGGGAATAAGCGTCAGCACCCGTCTGGAGCAGGGATCGGATATTGATGCAGCCTGCGGCCAACTGCGAAGCAAGCAGATTAAGGAGTCGGCACTGGGTTAA